The following are encoded together in the Iodobacter fluviatilis genome:
- a CDS encoding ABC transporter ATP-binding protein, translating to MIQISDLTFDYTGHRALNQLNLQVERGSVTALVGANGAGKTTLMRCIAGLETPLAGSITVVGLDVQEQPRTVHRQMGYLSDFFGLYQELTVAQCLEYAAASQGLAKDAIADAISATAARLSLSDRLEQKASSLSRGLRQRVAIGQAIIHAPQVLLLDEPASGLDPEARNELAILFRQLQASGMTLLVSSHILAELEAYSSHMLVLRDGKILEHRALHQGLASKALQLRLASPNDKLIEILSAHPAINLSKADTLHAEFDFNGNSAEQARLLAELIQAGLAITSFGEQNLQQAYLRSIEGGKS from the coding sequence ATGATTCAAATTTCTGATCTCACATTTGATTACACCGGCCATCGGGCGCTCAATCAGCTCAATCTACAGGTAGAGCGTGGCAGCGTAACCGCACTAGTTGGGGCAAACGGGGCAGGTAAAACTACCTTGATGCGCTGCATCGCTGGCCTAGAAACACCGTTAGCAGGCTCAATCACCGTGGTGGGGCTAGATGTGCAAGAGCAACCACGCACAGTGCATAGGCAGATGGGCTATTTATCTGACTTTTTTGGCCTTTACCAAGAGCTCACCGTGGCTCAGTGCTTGGAATACGCCGCAGCATCGCAAGGTTTAGCCAAGGATGCGATTGCTGATGCAATCAGTGCGACTGCAGCGCGCCTATCTTTAAGTGATAGGCTAGAGCAAAAAGCCAGCAGCCTATCGCGCGGCTTACGTCAACGCGTGGCAATTGGCCAAGCGATTATTCATGCTCCGCAAGTTTTACTGCTTGATGAGCCCGCATCTGGGCTCGATCCTGAAGCACGCAATGAGCTGGCGATTTTATTTCGCCAATTGCAGGCCAGCGGCATGACGCTTTTGGTGTCCTCACATATTTTAGCCGAATTAGAAGCCTACTCCAGTCATATGCTGGTACTTAGGGATGGCAAAATCCTTGAACACCGCGCCCTGCACCAAGGCCTAGCCAGCAAAGCATTACAGCTCAGGCTTGCCAGCCCCAACGATAAGCTCATTGAGATTTTAAGCGCCCACCCCGCAATTAATCTCAGCAAAGCCGATACCTTGCACGCCGAGTTTGATTTCAATGGCAATAGCGCAGAGCAAGCACGGTTACTGGCCGAACTCATCCAAGCGGGCCTTGCGATTACGAGCTTTGGTGAACAAAACTTGCAGCAAGCTTATTTGCGCTCGATAGAAGGTGGAAAATCATGA
- a CDS encoding NAD+ synthase: MKIAIAQLNPIVGDLAGNTTKIFAAAAQAKAEGADILLTPELALCGYPPEDLLLRPAFLAECATAVGRFIDELDGITLVLGYPRASGGERFNSAIVIRDGNVLGRYDKLLLPNDQVFDEVRYFSPGYSPLVFEQEGVQIGLAICEDIWDVEPASAADDEGAELLLILNASPYNQAKQSTRREVVGQRVEETGMAMVYCNMVGGQDELIFDGQSFALDKFGELVAQLPAFKEELAFIDYQQGNLKPAAITADLSDEASSYQALVLGVQDYIGKNKFPGILLGLSGGIDSALTLAIAVDALGADKVHAVMMPSRYTADISVDDSREMIKILGCKYSEIEIWPIYEAFMYALSDEFEGQAADTTEENLQARARGTLLMALSNKSGKLVLTTGNKSEMTTGYATLYGDMAGGFAVLKDVAKTLVYRLSSWRNTQGMVIPERIITRPPSAELRPDQTDQDSLPPYETLDAILQAYVEENLSRAEIIAKGFAKADVDRVVHLLTINEYKRRQAPVGPRITHRAFGKDWRMPITNRFSM, translated from the coding sequence ATGAAAATCGCCATTGCCCAGCTCAACCCTATTGTCGGCGACCTTGCCGGTAATACCACCAAGATTTTTGCTGCTGCCGCTCAGGCCAAAGCTGAGGGCGCGGATATTTTGCTGACCCCAGAGCTGGCGCTATGCGGCTATCCGCCAGAAGACTTATTGCTACGCCCAGCTTTTTTGGCGGAGTGCGCCACCGCCGTCGGCCGTTTTATTGATGAGCTAGATGGCATCACCTTGGTCTTGGGCTATCCGCGCGCCAGTGGTGGTGAGCGCTTTAATAGTGCCATCGTGATTCGGGATGGCAATGTACTTGGCCGCTACGACAAACTGCTGCTACCTAATGACCAAGTCTTTGACGAAGTACGCTACTTCTCGCCAGGCTATTCGCCCTTGGTATTTGAGCAAGAAGGCGTGCAGATTGGCCTCGCCATTTGTGAAGATATCTGGGACGTAGAACCGGCTTCTGCTGCGGATGACGAAGGTGCAGAGCTTTTATTAATTTTGAATGCTTCCCCATACAATCAAGCCAAGCAATCCACCCGCCGAGAAGTGGTGGGCCAGCGCGTGGAAGAAACGGGCATGGCGATGGTGTATTGCAATATGGTGGGCGGCCAAGACGAGCTGATTTTTGACGGCCAATCCTTTGCACTGGATAAATTTGGTGAGCTGGTAGCCCAATTACCAGCGTTTAAGGAAGAGCTCGCCTTTATTGATTACCAACAAGGCAATCTGAAGCCCGCTGCCATTACTGCAGATTTAAGCGATGAAGCCAGCAGCTATCAGGCGCTGGTACTCGGCGTGCAAGATTATATTGGCAAAAATAAATTCCCAGGCATCTTGCTGGGTTTATCCGGCGGGATTGATTCAGCGCTCACGCTGGCGATTGCTGTGGACGCACTGGGTGCAGATAAAGTGCACGCCGTGATGATGCCATCACGTTATACCGCGGATATCAGCGTGGACGATTCGCGCGAAATGATTAAAATCTTGGGCTGCAAATATTCAGAAATCGAAATTTGGCCGATTTATGAAGCCTTTATGTATGCCTTGAGCGATGAATTTGAGGGCCAAGCTGCGGACACCACCGAAGAAAACCTGCAAGCGCGCGCACGCGGCACCTTGCTAATGGCTTTATCCAATAAATCCGGCAAACTGGTCCTCACTACCGGCAATAAATCAGAAATGACCACCGGCTACGCCACTCTTTACGGCGATATGGCAGGCGGCTTTGCGGTGCTAAAAGACGTGGCAAAAACGCTAGTTTATCGCCTATCTAGCTGGCGCAATACCCAAGGCATGGTGATTCCAGAGCGAATCATTACTCGCCCACCTTCTGCGGAACTTCGCCCAGATCAAACCGACCAAGACTCATTGCCTCCCTACGAAACGCTGGATGCAATCTTGCAAGCCTATGTGGAAGAAAACCTCAGCCGCGCAGAGATTATCGCCAAGGGTTTTGCCAAGGCCGATGTAGATCGCGTGGTGCATTTGCTGACCATCAATGAATACAAACGTCGACAAGCACCGGTAGGCCCCCGCATTACCCACCGCGCATTTGGCAAAGACTGGCGCATGCCCATTACCAACCGTTTTTCGATGTAA
- a CDS encoding AI-2E family transporter — MPPAPKRAKPVALVIFSAFIILLLVLLGFSLASVFHGESASMPSIMRKSGEIAEALHHELANWLPAWMLESLPQDVTAWKTAFYEWSDKHIAQLQQIGARTSHTLAQMLIAMVIGAMLSLHHNNQDKAPLLDALQSRCARLAHSFKQIVFAQVRISALNTFFTLIYLAIVLPSCGVSLPLTKTLIVITFLAGLLPVIGNLISNTAIVAVSMSVSASVAAGSLAFLVIIHKFEYFLNARIVGGRIHAFAWELLLAMLLMEAIFGLPGLVAAPIFYAYLKNELKEAQLI, encoded by the coding sequence TTGCCGCCTGCCCCCAAACGTGCCAAACCTGTTGCCCTAGTTATCTTTTCCGCCTTTATTATCTTACTGCTGGTCTTACTGGGCTTTAGCTTAGCCTCCGTATTCCATGGCGAATCGGCATCCATGCCCAGCATTATGCGTAAATCAGGCGAAATTGCCGAAGCCTTGCATCATGAGCTAGCTAACTGGCTACCCGCTTGGATGCTAGAAAGCCTGCCACAAGATGTAACGGCGTGGAAAACCGCTTTTTACGAATGGTCAGATAAGCACATCGCCCAATTGCAGCAAATTGGTGCCCGCACCAGCCATACGCTGGCGCAAATGCTGATCGCTATGGTGATTGGGGCCATGCTGTCCTTACACCACAACAACCAAGATAAAGCCCCCTTGCTCGATGCCCTACAAAGCCGCTGCGCCCGCTTGGCTCATTCCTTTAAGCAAATCGTCTTTGCCCAAGTACGCATTTCTGCACTTAATACATTTTTCACCTTGATCTACTTGGCCATTGTTTTACCTTCCTGCGGCGTTTCGCTGCCGCTTACCAAGACATTAATTGTCATTACCTTTTTAGCGGGCTTACTGCCTGTGATTGGTAATCTGATTTCTAACACTGCCATTGTGGCCGTTAGCATGAGCGTTTCCGCCTCGGTAGCGGCAGGTTCATTAGCGTTTTTAGTGATCATTCATAAGTTTGAGTATTTTTTAAATGCGCGCATTGTGGGTGGACGTATCCATGCTTTTGCTTGGGAGCTACTTCTAGCCATGCTATTGATGGAAGCCATATTTGGCCTGCCAGGCCTTGTGGCTGCGCCCATTTTCTACGCCTATTTAAAGAACGAATTAAAAGAAGCACAATTGATTTAA
- a CDS encoding diguanylate cyclase, translated as MKVRLTEQRPKPYNDVYGYARGDSMIRMLGELLLGIAGPQLDFMGHIGGDDFMVLFRSPYWKNRCQR; from the coding sequence ATGAAAGTGCGACTTACAGAGCAGCGCCCGAAGCCATATAACGATGTATACGGCTATGCCCGTGGCGATAGCATGATTCGGATGTTGGGAGAATTACTACTTGGCATTGCCGGCCCACAGCTTGATTTTATGGGCCATATTGGCGGCGATGACTTTATGGTGCTGTTTCGCTCCCCATACTGGAAAAACCGCTGCCAGCGCTGA
- a CDS encoding diguanylate cyclase: MDSEHFPLPRILVVDDSRIVRATIKKHLGIAYDVIEEADGEAGWQRLLDDESIQVLISDLTMPELDGLGLLARVRSAGDGRLYLLPVIIISGEEDDATKQKCVECGATDFITKSTDKTEMLARVAANIQLAAVQQELVIARTEKAQEIARDSTTGVSSSNLLMLQMEQSMAYALRHNSEVTLLLLEIDHYQPLKQKLGERLASQMLSLLAKLLAAKLRREDTLAHVGGPQFAIVAPGTSLSEVRVMADRLRQGVAAARINYRDERLTVTASVAVANSWHDDTHSAPALFNKATTRLYGSIGSDRILMPDENVNRLPVLSLADALLMLHKGQQAEVAPHLPALLTSLQPLLDLANAEYGVDWSLGFLSDKV; the protein is encoded by the coding sequence GTGGATTCAGAACACTTTCCTTTGCCGCGCATTCTTGTCGTGGATGATTCTCGTATTGTGCGCGCAACAATCAAAAAGCACCTTGGCATTGCTTACGATGTCATCGAAGAGGCTGATGGTGAGGCGGGATGGCAGCGTCTTTTAGACGATGAAAGCATTCAGGTACTCATTTCTGATTTAACCATGCCGGAGCTCGATGGCTTGGGTTTATTGGCCCGTGTGCGTAGCGCTGGTGATGGTCGGTTGTATTTGTTGCCCGTGATTATTATCTCGGGCGAAGAAGACGACGCCACCAAGCAAAAATGTGTTGAATGTGGTGCCACAGATTTCATTACAAAATCAACTGATAAAACTGAAATGCTAGCACGTGTTGCGGCTAATATTCAATTGGCCGCAGTTCAGCAAGAGCTAGTCATCGCTCGGACGGAAAAAGCGCAGGAAATCGCTCGGGATAGCACGACAGGGGTTTCTAGCTCGAATTTGCTGATGTTGCAAATGGAGCAATCTATGGCCTATGCGCTACGGCATAATTCTGAAGTCACTTTACTCTTATTAGAGATCGATCATTATCAGCCACTAAAGCAAAAGCTCGGTGAGCGCTTAGCAAGTCAAATGTTGAGTTTGTTGGCTAAGCTATTGGCAGCAAAATTGCGCCGAGAAGACACCTTGGCACATGTGGGCGGGCCACAGTTTGCGATTGTGGCGCCTGGCACATCTTTATCAGAAGTACGAGTTATGGCCGATCGCTTAAGGCAAGGCGTGGCCGCAGCAAGAATTAATTATCGGGATGAGCGTTTAACGGTGACCGCTAGTGTGGCGGTGGCAAACTCTTGGCATGACGATACTCATTCGGCTCCTGCTTTGTTTAATAAGGCCACGACAAGGCTGTATGGCTCTATTGGCTCTGATCGTATTTTAATGCCGGATGAGAATGTAAACCGGCTGCCGGTATTATCGCTAGCAGATGCTTTATTGATGCTGCATAAGGGTCAGCAAGCCGAGGTTGCGCCACATCTACCTGCTCTGCTAACGAGTTTGCAGCCTCTGCTTGATTTAGCGAATGCAGAATATGGCGTGGATTGGTCTTTAGGTTTTTTGTCTGATAAGGTATAG
- the rpsT gene encoding 30S ribosomal protein S20 gives MANSAQARKRARQAEKARQHNTSQRSAFRTAIKKVLKAVEAGDKAAAQTVFQQSVSIIDRIADKEIFHKNKAARHKSRLSAAIKAMA, from the coding sequence ATGGCTAACAGTGCCCAAGCTCGCAAGCGTGCACGTCAGGCTGAGAAAGCCCGCCAGCACAATACCAGCCAGCGTTCCGCTTTCCGCACCGCGATCAAAAAGGTGCTGAAGGCTGTGGAAGCAGGTGATAAAGCTGCGGCTCAGACTGTCTTCCAACAGTCCGTCAGCATCATCGATCGTATCGCTGATAAAGAAATCTTCCACAAGAACAAGGCAGCTCGTCATAAGAGCCGTCTGTCTGCAGCAATCAAGGCTATGGCCTAA
- the murJ gene encoding murein biosynthesis integral membrane protein MurJ: MNLLKALAAVSSMTLVSRILGFVRDTIIAHVFGAGAATDVFFTAFKLPNMLRRIFAEGAFSQAFVPTLAEYKTRKGEQETKEFVAKIAGVLTLVLVLITLLGVLAAPAIIYFSAAGFAKNPDKFNLAVELLRYMFPYILLISLSSLVGSILNTYNRFSVPAFVPTLLNISFIACALWLAPLMDRPIFALAIAVLIGGVAQLCYQLPHLAKLGMLMWPKLDLKDEGVWRVIKQMGPAIFGVSVAQISLIINSNLASFLASGSVSWIYYADRLMEFPTGVLGVALGTILLPSLARSHASGDQVSYDRLLDWGLRLCIMLCLPATVALAILAEPLVLTLFQGGKFSMHDALMTQQALVGYSVGLIGLILIKILAPAFYARQEIKTVVRIGIITLFVTLAINLIFLYTLPFKHAGLTLGMSLGACLNAGLLYRTLRLRGYYTPQAAWKGFMLRILCGVIAMSALLLVLLHFMPAFAEMSKLVRVGWLSILVVAGAGTYFASLFALGFRPKDFSRKAITD, translated from the coding sequence ATGAACCTTCTTAAAGCACTGGCCGCAGTTAGCTCCATGACGCTAGTTTCACGCATATTAGGTTTTGTGCGCGACACCATTATTGCCCATGTATTTGGTGCAGGCGCTGCCACCGACGTCTTTTTTACCGCCTTTAAACTGCCCAATATGCTGAGGCGTATTTTTGCTGAAGGTGCATTTTCACAAGCCTTTGTCCCTACACTGGCAGAATATAAAACACGTAAAGGCGAACAAGAAACCAAAGAATTTGTCGCTAAAATTGCTGGTGTGCTGACATTGGTTTTAGTTTTAATCACCTTGCTCGGTGTTTTAGCAGCACCTGCGATTATTTATTTTTCTGCGGCAGGTTTTGCCAAAAACCCAGATAAATTCAATCTAGCGGTCGAGCTACTCCGCTATATGTTTCCCTATATTTTGCTGATTTCTCTATCGTCCTTGGTCGGCAGTATTCTCAATACCTATAACCGTTTTTCTGTTCCTGCCTTTGTCCCCACGCTTTTAAATATTTCATTTATTGCCTGCGCACTGTGGCTGGCCCCGTTGATGGATCGGCCCATTTTTGCGCTTGCGATCGCCGTTCTGATTGGTGGTGTGGCCCAACTTTGCTATCAGCTGCCACATCTAGCCAAGCTGGGGATGCTGATGTGGCCCAAGCTAGATTTAAAAGATGAAGGGGTATGGCGAGTCATCAAGCAAATGGGCCCGGCTATTTTTGGTGTATCGGTGGCGCAAATCAGCTTGATTATTAATTCTAACCTCGCTTCTTTCTTGGCTTCAGGCAGTGTTTCATGGATTTACTATGCAGACCGGCTGATGGAATTCCCAACTGGCGTGCTTGGCGTTGCGCTAGGGACGATTCTACTGCCCAGCCTAGCCCGCAGCCATGCTAGCGGCGATCAAGTCAGCTACGATCGTTTATTGGATTGGGGCTTGCGTCTATGCATCATGCTTTGCCTGCCCGCCACGGTGGCTTTAGCCATCCTTGCCGAGCCTCTGGTGCTTACCCTATTCCAAGGCGGCAAGTTTTCTATGCACGATGCCTTAATGACCCAGCAGGCGCTGGTGGGCTATAGCGTGGGTTTAATTGGGCTGATCCTGATTAAAATCCTCGCTCCTGCATTTTATGCAAGGCAGGAAATTAAAACCGTGGTGCGTATCGGCATCATCACGCTCTTCGTCACACTAGCGATCAACCTAATCTTCTTGTATACCCTGCCTTTTAAGCACGCAGGGCTCACGCTGGGGATGAGCTTAGGTGCATGCCTGAATGCAGGCTTGCTATACCGCACGCTGCGTTTACGAGGCTATTACACGCCACAAGCCGCATGGAAGGGCTTTATGCTGCGCATCCTATGCGGCGTAATCGCCATGAGCGCCCTGCTACTCGTGCTATTGCACTTTATGCCGGCTTTTGCCGAAATGAGTAAGCTGGTCCGAGTTGGCTGGCTCAGTATTTTGGTGGTCGCAGGTGCAGGGACTTACTTTGCATCGCTCTTTGCCTTGGGCTTTAGACCCAAAGACTTCTCACGCAAGGCGATTACGGATTAG
- a CDS encoding amino acid aminotransferase codes for MTSSIFAAVEMAPRDPILGLNEAFNADTRAGKVNLGVGVYYDDNGKIPLLAAVKAAEKTHMDAQPPRGYQAIEGLGLYNKAVQDLVFGATSELVASGRVVTAEALGGTGALKIGADLLKRLDANASVYISDPSWENHRALFESAGFKVENYAYYDVATRGVNFVGMKAALLSMPAGSIVVLHACCHNPTGADMSDAQWAEVVDACRERHLVPFLDMAYQGFADGIEEDAIAVRLFSASGLQFFVSSSFSKSFSMYGERVGALSIVTESREEAARVLSQLKRVIRTNYSNPPIHGGAVVAAVLASPELRQQWEDELAGMRDRIRAMRTSLVAKLAERGVAQDFSFVAAQRGMFSYTGLTAAQVEVLKDEYGIYAVSTGRICLAALNTKNIDYVADAIAKVL; via the coding sequence ATGACATCCTCGATTTTTGCCGCAGTAGAAATGGCCCCCCGCGACCCTATTTTGGGTCTGAATGAAGCCTTTAATGCCGATACACGCGCTGGTAAGGTTAATTTAGGTGTGGGTGTGTATTACGATGACAATGGCAAAATCCCATTGCTGGCTGCGGTAAAAGCGGCAGAAAAAACCCATATGGATGCACAGCCACCACGTGGCTACCAAGCGATTGAAGGCCTTGGTTTATACAATAAAGCGGTGCAGGATTTGGTATTTGGTGCGACAAGTGAGTTAGTCGCATCGGGCCGAGTGGTCACGGCAGAAGCTTTGGGCGGTACTGGTGCTCTGAAAATTGGCGCTGATTTGCTCAAACGCTTAGATGCCAATGCCAGTGTTTATATCAGCGATCCAAGCTGGGAAAACCATCGCGCTTTGTTTGAATCGGCGGGGTTCAAAGTTGAAAACTACGCGTATTACGATGTAGCGACTCGTGGTGTTAATTTTGTGGGCATGAAGGCCGCTCTGTTAAGTATGCCTGCAGGCTCTATCGTGGTGCTGCATGCTTGCTGCCACAATCCAACTGGCGCGGACATGAGTGATGCGCAGTGGGCCGAAGTCGTAGACGCCTGCCGTGAACGTCATTTAGTACCGTTCCTAGATATGGCTTACCAAGGTTTTGCCGATGGCATTGAGGAAGATGCCATTGCAGTGCGTTTGTTCTCTGCTTCTGGTCTGCAATTCTTTGTTTCCAGCTCATTTTCTAAAAGCTTCTCGATGTATGGCGAGCGCGTAGGCGCTTTGTCTATCGTGACAGAAAGTCGTGAAGAGGCTGCTCGTGTGCTGAGCCAACTGAAACGTGTGATTCGTACTAATTATTCCAATCCACCGATCCATGGTGGCGCGGTAGTGGCGGCGGTATTGGCGAGCCCAGAACTACGCCAGCAATGGGAAGACGAATTAGCCGGTATGCGTGATCGCATCCGCGCCATGCGTACCAGCTTGGTTGCAAAACTGGCTGAGCGCGGCGTAGCGCAAGACTTTAGCTTTGTAGCGGCTCAGCGCGGTATGTTCTCCTATACCGGCCTGACAGCGGCGCAAGTTGAAGTGTTGAAAGACGAATACGGTATTTACGCGGTATCGACTGGGCGTATTTGTTTGGCTGCACTTAATACTAAAAATATCGATTACGTAGCGGATGCGATTGCTAAAGTTTTGTAA
- a CDS encoding BON domain-containing protein, whose protein sequence is MMRLKNALLAMGLAASLSACVPILLVGGVAVGAMVGSDPRKSEIIKTDFDLSSQISSDLIDTWKDKAHINVSAFNGVILLTGEVPDEAAKAKAYEIAQRQAKVRKIHNEIVVTTPSTAANRLYDTQLTARVKSALLTDANDADALHLQVITERSVVYLMGVSKPEIADSAARAASRVSGVRQVVKLVEPLTLN, encoded by the coding sequence ATGATGCGGCTAAAAAACGCACTACTCGCAATGGGGCTGGCAGCGTCTTTATCTGCTTGCGTGCCTATTTTACTGGTTGGTGGTGTGGCGGTGGGTGCAATGGTTGGCTCGGATCCGCGTAAATCTGAAATTATCAAAACTGATTTTGACTTAAGCTCACAAATTAGTAGTGATTTAATTGATACGTGGAAAGACAAAGCGCATATCAACGTCAGTGCTTTTAACGGCGTGATTTTGTTAACTGGCGAAGTGCCAGATGAAGCCGCCAAAGCAAAGGCGTACGAGATTGCCCAGCGGCAAGCGAAAGTTCGCAAAATCCACAATGAAATCGTGGTTACAACACCTTCTACCGCTGCAAATCGTCTTTATGATACGCAACTCACGGCACGGGTTAAAAGCGCCTTGCTGACCGATGCAAATGATGCTGATGCGTTGCACTTGCAGGTGATTACTGAGCGCAGCGTGGTTTACCTGATGGGAGTGAGCAAACCCGAGATTGCAGACTCTGCTGCACGTGCGGCTAGTCGCGTATCGGGTGTGCGCCAGGTGGTGAAGTTGGTTGAGCCATTAACCCTTAACTAG
- a CDS encoding phosphoheptose isomerase, whose protein sequence is MDLAQRIRQHFLDSIDAKQMAMELLSPGIRIGAEKMVQTFISDGKILTCGNGGSAADAQHFAAEMVGRFERERPGLAAVALSTDTSAITAIANDYDYDLVFSKQVHALGRPGDLLIAISTSGNSANVISAIHAAHDRQMNVIAFTGRDGGQIGEILSGDDVHLCVPVQRTARIQEVHITMIHALCDTVDYMLLGGE, encoded by the coding sequence ATGGATTTAGCACAACGTATTCGACAGCATTTTCTAGATAGTATCGACGCCAAACAAATGGCGATGGAATTGCTCTCCCCCGGTATTCGAATTGGCGCAGAGAAAATGGTGCAAACCTTTATCTCCGATGGGAAAATTTTAACCTGCGGTAATGGGGGCTCAGCCGCCGATGCTCAGCATTTTGCTGCTGAAATGGTCGGGCGTTTTGAGCGTGAGCGTCCGGGTTTGGCTGCGGTGGCTTTATCGACAGATACCTCCGCAATTACTGCGATTGCCAATGATTACGACTATGACTTGGTTTTCTCTAAGCAAGTGCATGCACTAGGGCGCCCAGGTGATTTGCTGATTGCGATTTCTACATCGGGTAATTCGGCCAATGTGATTTCCGCCATTCACGCAGCTCATGATAGGCAAATGAATGTGATTGCTTTTACTGGGCGCGATGGTGGGCAAATTGGCGAGATCTTATCTGGCGATGATGTGCATTTGTGTGTGCCGGTACAGCGCACCGCCAGGATTCAGGAAGTACACATCACCATGATTCATGCCTTATGCGATACGGTGGACTATATGCTGCTAGGTGGCGAATGA
- a CDS encoding YraN family protein yields MNTLGLAAENTAVIFLQQQGLKIIARNWQCKRGEIDIVAKDGNTLVFVEVRQRRNTRFGGAAASIGPAKRAKLRATAQYYLLKVSPLPLCRFDAICIEGETINWLKNCIDATEG; encoded by the coding sequence ATGAATACTCTAGGGCTTGCTGCTGAAAATACGGCGGTGATTTTCTTGCAGCAGCAGGGCTTAAAAATCATTGCACGTAATTGGCAATGCAAACGTGGTGAAATTGACATAGTCGCTAAAGACGGTAACACCTTAGTATTTGTAGAAGTACGGCAGCGCCGTAATACGCGCTTTGGCGGAGCGGCTGCCAGCATAGGCCCAGCAAAACGCGCTAAACTGCGAGCAACGGCTCAATATTACCTATTAAAAGTTTCTCCTTTGCCACTTTGCCGCTTTGATGCAATTTGCATTGAAGGGGAAACAATCAACTGGCTCAAAAACTGTATAGACGCCACTGAGGGATAA
- a CDS encoding penicillin-binding protein activator: MHAKALLFASEWRSALGAVLYGALLLTAIAGCAAAPVVPHAENKPTYSIATAVVSAVEQKGVPVNTSVQTKPLEGAGFIAVLLPGKSKVMRPAVDAIKAGVLAAATANGNAELPVVKVFDTDDVPAEVFEQFQRLHDQGALAVIGPLTKPSINYLADIGDFDIPVIALNSFDERTLRRAHLYSFSLSIEQEAQQAARQMFDEGLRMPLVLQGDSPLSARMVQGFVDSWKEINSVLPKVFMLKDARSQAQDLRNQLKDGEHDSVFFAANARQTRLSRPFIGNERPVFATSQINPGNLSKMAMVDMSGIRYLETPWILQPDNSEYALLNRIRSPSNDVERLFALGVDAWKLAILLSSKAEINFDGLSGHISMGSGGLIERELVLNSFNSGDDRPAVNPAP, translated from the coding sequence ATGCACGCCAAGGCTCTCCTTTTTGCTTCGGAATGGCGCAGTGCGCTAGGAGCCGTACTATACGGTGCTCTTCTCTTAACTGCCATAGCTGGCTGCGCAGCTGCTCCTGTTGTACCTCATGCAGAGAATAAACCAACGTATTCGATTGCTACTGCTGTGGTGAGCGCTGTTGAGCAAAAAGGTGTGCCCGTAAACACAAGTGTGCAAACCAAGCCCTTGGAGGGGGCTGGCTTTATCGCGGTTTTATTACCAGGCAAAAGTAAGGTGATGCGTCCAGCTGTAGATGCGATTAAGGCTGGGGTCTTGGCTGCAGCGACGGCCAACGGAAATGCTGAATTGCCTGTGGTTAAAGTTTTTGATACCGATGATGTGCCGGCGGAGGTATTTGAGCAGTTTCAGCGCCTGCACGATCAAGGAGCGCTCGCAGTGATTGGGCCTTTAACTAAGCCTTCGATTAATTACTTAGCGGATATTGGTGATTTTGATATTCCGGTGATTGCTTTAAATTCATTTGATGAACGCACTTTGCGCCGCGCCCACCTCTATAGTTTTTCTCTCTCTATAGAGCAAGAGGCACAGCAAGCGGCTAGGCAGATGTTTGATGAGGGCTTGCGCATGCCCTTGGTATTGCAAGGTGATAGCCCGCTATCCGCTAGGATGGTGCAGGGCTTTGTGGATTCTTGGAAAGAAATAAATAGCGTGCTGCCTAAGGTTTTTATGCTGAAAGACGCACGTAGCCAAGCGCAGGATTTGCGTAATCAATTAAAAGATGGCGAGCATGATTCAGTGTTTTTTGCCGCCAATGCACGACAAACACGCCTGTCTCGGCCTTTTATAGGGAATGAGCGTCCCGTTTTTGCCACGAGCCAAATTAACCCTGGCAATTTAAGTAAAATGGCGATGGTGGATATGAGTGGTATTCGTTATTTAGAAACGCCTTGGATTTTACAACCTGATAATAGCGAGTATGCCTTGCTGAATCGCATCCGATCCCCATCCAACGATGTGGAAAGATTATTTGCACTGGGGGTGGATGCTTGGAAGCTGGCTATTTTATTAAGCAGCAAAGCAGAAATTAATTTTGATGGGTTAAGCGGGCATATCAGTATGGGAAGCGGAGGGTTAATAGAACGGGAGCTGGTGCTTAATAGCTTTAATAGTGGCGATGATCGCCCAGCAGTTAATCCTGCTCCATGA